DNA from Peromyscus leucopus breed LL Stock chromosome 3, UCI_PerLeu_2.1, whole genome shotgun sequence:
AAATGTTTCACTGTTCATTCTTATATCATCATTCTAACTGTGGTATAATTTATATGCAATGAATGAACACATCACAGAAGTAGTGTGATAACATGACAGTTGGGTAGCCACAAATCCCATCAATATTTGAATATTCTCATCACCCTAGGACATTTGTAGGTCCCATTTCCACAAGCACAAATGCAAACACTGACTCTTATCTGACACCACACCTTTTTTTGGCTACTCTAAAGTGTCACTTATATGGAAATACATATCATGCAATctttaacaaatacatttttttcatttaacattattttcttaGATTCATCATATTGTATGCATCAGAGTTTGTTTTAATAGCTAAGAGTTATTTTATATGGGTATGCCAAAATGAATTTATTCATTCTTGTCTTGAtagatattttgattattttcaggACTTGGTATTAGTGATAATCCTATGAATATTCTTGTTAAAGGCATTTTAAGaacatgttttatttctcttggaggtggtgtgtgtgtgtgtctgtctgtgtctgtgtaaaagACTGTCCGTATCATACAGTGGTATGTGCAtaacattgttttttatttgtgtctgtgtgagtataagtcatgtgtgtacaggtgtcttCAGAAGCCcgaagagggcactggaccctttagagctgaagttataggtggttgtgagctgcctgacatgggtgctggaaaccaaatacaggtcctctacaagagcagtatatgctcttaaccattaaggcATCTCTGCAGTCCCTATTTATAAATAGCATCGtagaaaaatgattttcaaagtatttttcaatTACTCTCTTTGCATTAATATATAAAAGTTTCCAATTGTTGCATATCTGTACTAGCATTACCAAAAAATCATAagcaagtttttaaatttttttattttattctacttttagATATTTATGCATAAATTTAACATTTCACTTTATTGCATTGCTCACATTTATCCCATGTATTTCATCTCTTGTAAACAGTAGCAAACTCCAAGGAGACTAAGGAACTATAGCCACAATGCTCCTTTTATATGTCTACTACAGCAACTGGGTGCTTAAGACATCTTATATTGtacttaaaacaagaaaataatgatATGCTTGAATTTTTTATAGCTGTGAAATATACCCATTATACccactaaatatatatatatatatatatatatatatatatatatatatatatagagagagagagagagagagtgtgtattaTGTCAACATTTTgctgttttgctttatttctaaacagcaaaacattttacaaatgtgCTCGGAATTTGGTAAAATTGACTATTAAcattttatgttatattataGTGGGACAACacattactatttttaattttgtatttcttaagAGATATCAAGTGCTCCATCTTACATCCTGAATTAATAGTCACTTCCCTCCCTTTTCAGACCATGGCACCAGTATACGTTTTGAGAAGCATCATGAAGGATCCATCCAAGTTCCTATCCCTTGTGCTGTGCTGACTGTGTTCTTCATTACTTCCTTAATTATAGCTCTAGTTGCCTTGAATGGTGAGTCATACTTCACGAATTCTCTCAAAGCCTGCTAGCAGTAAGCATTCACATACAACTGAAATGAATGGGTCTTACCCTGGTCTAGTTAATCAGGCCTCCTGATCGACTTAGAAACATCTCATACACCATAAATGGCCAGTTTTATGATCAGCAAAAAATACAATCCATGCTCCCTGAATGATAGCTGCaacaatttttataaatataagaagTGTCTGATTTATACATTACATAGAAGAgagcatgtttacacacacacacacacacacacacacacacaaatttgtgaATAGACATATAATTAGAAAAAATGTGGACTTTTCATTCATGGTTGACAAGAAAAACAGGTATCTAACCTATACATTGATCAACAAGTGGccaatatttttgtcttttatctcAACCCAACAGACTAGAAACTGAATTATTACGACTGccaggactcccagagctggctgggTCATGCTGTGCTCCCATGCATGCCAAGACACATCTCTCTTTTACCAATAAGAAATGTTGAATTTGAAGAAATACCCCCCAAACCAttcatcttattgtattttttaatggaaaaaaatcatataatatcTTGTGATCACacttttcttcctccacctcctcccagacCTCCCCATGTACTTTATCCTCTGCCTGAAATGAGTCCTTCATTCTTTTATCTCACAATCTGCACCCAAGACTGCCTTCTGATGCCTGTGTGTGAGCATTTAGATCTAAGTTCTCACTTAGAACTTACAATACACTTCCCCTTTTAGCCCAaatgttatttttgagatttcccCACTTCCCTGACACTTTCTGGTATAATGACCAAGAGAACACAGTCCTCCACTCATGCCCCTTCCTGTGATGAGGGACACTGGGCATTGGACAGATGATAATTGAGgtctttttctttactaagaGCAGAGCATCCCCTAGACTAGGTTTACCTGTGGAGAGGGTTAGGTCTCTTCTGTtactaaaataaattatctttctGTGCACAGTGGGCCAGTACAATTGCCCGGGCCTGTATAAGAGCCCAGCATCATCTGACCGTCATGTTGCTTCCTGCGAGGATGAGTGGGTTGCATACCAGAGGAAATGCTACTTTTTCTCCACCACAACCAACAGTTGGGCCTTGGCCCAAAACTCTTGCTCTAAAGATGGAGCTACTGTTGCTGTTATTGATTCCGAAAAAGACCTGGTAAGATTGGCAACTGATTTCATCAAATGCTGCTATTTTATTTAGATCATCTATGGTTTCGCTGTGTTCTTTTCTAAGTGGAAACGGGGTACCTAATCTCACATGCAGGAAAATTTAGTCACGGGGGCCATATGAACCATCTAAAAGGTCAAAATGAAAGTCTGCTGTATAGTTTTTCAGTGTGGTTTGATTGCCTGGTTTCAGAGACCAGTAATTAAGAGGAGCACAGCTGACAATGATTAGCTTAGCCACGATGCTCAGTTAAGTTTGTAACACAACTTCATTGTGTTTTAAGGTATTTCTGAAACGACACGCTGGTGGACAGGAACACTGGATCGGGCTGAACAAAGAAGCTAATCAGACATGGAAATGGGCAAACGGCAAAGAATTTAACAACTGGTAAGTTGCAAGAAATCTCGGTGTCCTCTCTAGGCTGACACTTGTTTAAAAAGCCaaaaacttttctttcatttttattttatcttactttatttttgctttttttcccctttcttttttaaactctgTTGGTCCTGGAGGCTCAGTTCTTCATCACACAACTCTCATCACTTCTCTTAGAATTATTTAGAGACACcctttattattaaaattcacTCAAAAACTCCTTTTAATAACTTAACTTTGTCTTGGCAAACACTAATGTGAGCAAATAGTCTTAATGAGCTTGGACATAGTCCAAGATCActtctgatgatggctgatgcAACAGTTGTTGGGAAAGAATAGCTTATCTCACTTCCTTTCCTAGTTCAGGGACAGAGGACAATATTTTAGTGCCTATTTATAAATGTCTATGAACCTAAGGAAAATTCGCCCCCAAGCAATAAAGATACTGTTGTTACCCATCATTAAGTTAGATTTAAAGATTTGAGAGGCATTCCATAAATTTAGTGTTGATCTTTAACATCTAAAATCTCAGAATGAATGAATTTCTCACTCTCTTAACGTTTTTATAATAACTGATACAATATCAGTATTAAAATCTATATTTCTAAATGAGGtacagtggtgtacacctttagactcaacactcaggaggcagaggcaggtgaatctctgcgagccctagcccagcctggtctatatagggagaccctttcttgaaaaacaaaaaccaaattgtATTTCTGGTAAAGAGATTTTTAGTATGTATCCCATAGTTGTATACTTATAGCTCGGCTACAAAGGAATACAAAAGAACTACCTATGATTTAAATATAATAGCAGTATTTGATGAAATGAGCTATGAATCTTATCATGCCCTAAGCCCCCTAAAACtgtgctgcttctttttttttccatttttctttattaacaaattttCTACTAAAACTGTGCTTCTTGAAGGATCTATGaactaaaaaaaatgataatgaacTGCTCCTGTACTGGGACacccactaaaatcagaaaaataaagcctttagCTCTATCTACTTTCTCCATCAGGATTCCCTTCCCATGTTAGACAACAGACTGTCTCTACACATTAAAGACTTGTGTTTGTGCTTCCTACTCAAGGAACAAATAGAAAAGGCAGAGATCATTACAAAGTTTATTCTCACGTAGCTGGCTGGAAATGGCGGACTGGAAGTAAATCTGAGTCTCTTTATGGCTTGACAGGTTCAACCTGACAGGGTCTGAGAGGTGCGTGTCTCTGAACAACACAGCCATTACTACTGTGGACTGTGAGGCGAACTTACACTGGGTCTGCAGCAAGCCCTCCAGATGACAAGTAAGCACCGCTCTATAGATGACTGAGCCATAGATCCACAGGAAAGTCGTGTGACTGGATGCTACTCTATGGTCAAATTTTCCACAAAGACCTCACAGACCCACTTTACATTATCCTGGGACTCTTCTGCACAGGACTCTGGGACACAAGGGAGAGACTCCAGGAAGATCTGTATTGGGGTTTCCCTTGACCATGAGCTGAAAATGTCACTCACTAACTGATAATCACAAAAAAGGAGAGGACGACTATGAAGCCTTATAGATGCACTTTATATTTTAGATCTGGAATGAATAAACTGACTAGCTTTAGAGTTACTATTTATTGCTGAATGACTGCGACAGCCAATGCCTTCATGCATTTGCACTATTGGAAAGAGTTTGCATGGTAGTAAAGGCTGACTGTAGATACAGGAAAGTTTGACTATTCATGATTTTCTTAAactcaaaaagtatttttaagtagACCAATGCTTAGGAAGCCAAGCTTTGCAGTAGCTCCCTCTATTTACGAACTTTGCCACATTATTTTGTCAATAGGTTTTCCCCAAAGAATAAGGGTGACCTTTTCTTTAACTTACTCAGTGTATACAGTTCATTTTCAGTGGTAcatatttctttgtctttaaaaatcttCTCCATAGTGCTTTTCAATAAAGAGACAAAAGCATAACATATGAGGAATATATGTAAAGCAAATTTCAAAGTATTGAAAGAAAAAGTGCAATATGTGTtgtggcagatctctgttagGACCTACACCATGTGGATTGACCCTGGAATTCCAATCTTGTCAATAATGTATTTGTGTCTGTCCAAGTCCATGTCGTACTTTGTTAAATGTATTTCCTATGTGCAATAAagtgtttatgtatttgtttgtattttaaatctctgtataattttaagatgtatctatgtatgtgaaaataaaagaatcaacACAGTGGTTTCCAGAGGCGCTCACTAAATTGTATTCAAAGTTATGTTGTGTTATAGCATCACACCACTTTCCAAGAGGGATCTTTaaacccatagattagtgcagctcccagacctcatcagagaagattctttgTGCAGTGGGCAATGGTTAATACAAGTCTCCAAACTGGTCAGAATGTAGAGAATGGGTGGCTGTGGAGTGTTCAACCACAAAATAAACACTCTCCCCAGAAAGGTtcaggaaacatcatggaagaCGGGATAGAAAAATTGTTAGAGCCAGAGGTCAAGGAGAGGTGGGGCCAAACAGTGTCTTCAGGTCATGAGAGAACCAcggtactcatgaactcacagcagctgtgctttCCTGCACAAGACAAGCCTGCTCACATCTCAGCAGGATGGTAGAAGGGTTCAGGAGTCATCACTCCTGCCTGAGGAGCTactgacagttgatggctgcCAGGGGAGGGACAGTCAGTTTTTAATCCCAAGTACGTCCCCAGTAATTGACTATGCTCCAGTGAATGATCCTGTACTCATGCATTTATGGACAACATTGATTGGACTCATgagatacaaaaaaagaaaaaggaaaaggatacGGAGTTTGGGGGAGTTGGAGGAGAGGGTGGTGGGGGAATATGATTagaatactttatatatatatatatattcatggatttctcaaaaaataactAAGTTACATCgtattagaaaacagaaaacatgtagAATGCCTTTTTAAAAGTGCTCCACATAGCAAAATCCTAGCTTTATAATACTTTTTAATACATGTTCACACATTCATgctaaaatgatatattttatttttgcatgctCTGAATCTTTGGTCCATGTATCCAATGTTATGAAACCATCCTTTcaactctgttttaaaaacatctttttttttactgtatacATTATAGCTATTTACATGGGTTGATTGACCAAGTGGGTAATAGATGTCCTTCAAAGGCTATTTCTGTCAGGAAAACCTTCAATCAATCCCAGAACTGTTTCATGAATGAATGCTGCAATCTCTCCTTTTCTGACATTTGAAAATGGATAACCTCTTCAGTATCTTTAAACTGTGGTCACCCCCATGACATATAGAAAAAGAAGACgggtttagaattttttttttttttttggtttttcgacacagggtttctttgtgtagctttgcgcctttcctggaactcacttggtagcccaggctggcctcgaactcacagagattcgcctggatctgcctcctgagtctgctgggattaaaggcgtgtgccaccaacggcCGGCTGGGTTTAGaattcttaatgaaaaataagttgaagtttattaaccactgagctcctCGGTTCCACAGCTACAGAATGAAATAGGTGGCCTCACCACTTGAATGTTCTATTATTAATAACTGCAGCCTGATCTTGGGTCATGTTGAAAAATAGTCTTGCAATTTGCATGGTGTGGATGTATAAATGGAAAAGTTACTCTTCAAAACCACAGGATGAAAGCCAG
Protein-coding regions in this window:
- the LOC114701399 gene encoding early activation antigen CD69-like, giving the protein MNSEDCSVTENSSSHLERGQKDHGTSIRFEKHHEGSIQVPIPCAVLTVFFITSLIIALVALNVGQYNCPGLYKSPASSDRHVASCEDEWVAYQRKCYFFSTTTNSWALAQNSCSKDGATVAVIDSEKDLVFLKRHAGGQEHWIGLNKEANQTWKWANGKEFNNWFNLTGSERCVSLNNTAITTVDCEANLHWVCSKPSR